In Hwangdonia lutea, a single window of DNA contains:
- a CDS encoding aspartyl protease family protein codes for MKKALALILLIFSLSNAVYSQGKFIIQNKKRSDKIKFKLINNLIVIPVEINGVELSFLLDTGVSKPIIFNFLNVSDTLKIKDTKKIYLRGLGEGESVEALKSRNNVFKVGDAIKLNQDLYAVYDANLNFAPRLGVPVHGILGFDLFKDLVVEINYAHKYIRMTEPKSYRYKTCKKCEIFSLEFYNNKPYINAKVKIKDKQIPVKLLIDSGGSDALWLFEDDTLGIVSNNRYFEDFLGHGLSGSVYGKRSKIDEFSLKSFVLKRANVAYPDSSSISHAKKITGRNGSLAGNILKRFNVIMDYRNAKVTFKKNGHFKEKFSYNKSGIELAHNGVRFVKERESFVPNNNLSNDTNQNGTRIVFDSRYKFSLKPAYAIVELRVDSPAHRAGLKNGDVVLSINGKPAHQYTLQQLMYSFYDDDGKKIKLRIDRNGRVLNYSFLLEDFFQ; via the coding sequence ATGAAAAAAGCCTTAGCTCTTATTTTATTGATTTTTAGTTTGAGTAACGCTGTATATTCTCAGGGAAAATTTATTATTCAAAATAAAAAAAGGTCGGATAAAATAAAGTTTAAGCTTATAAATAATTTAATTGTTATTCCTGTTGAAATTAATGGCGTTGAACTATCTTTTTTGTTGGATACCGGGGTTAGTAAACCCATCATTTTTAATTTTTTAAATGTGTCCGATACCCTAAAAATTAAAGATACCAAAAAGATATATTTAAGGGGTTTGGGCGAAGGCGAATCGGTTGAGGCTTTAAAATCCAGAAACAATGTGTTTAAAGTGGGCGATGCCATTAAGTTAAACCAAGATTTGTATGCGGTATACGATGCCAATTTAAATTTTGCGCCAAGGTTAGGCGTTCCGGTACACGGGATTTTGGGTTTCGATTTGTTTAAAGATTTGGTTGTGGAGATAAACTATGCGCATAAATACATCAGAATGACAGAGCCCAAGAGTTACCGATATAAAACTTGTAAAAAATGCGAAATATTTAGTTTAGAGTTTTACAACAACAAGCCTTATATTAATGCTAAGGTTAAAATAAAAGACAAACAAATTCCTGTAAAACTATTGATTGATTCTGGTGGAAGTGATGCCTTATGGTTGTTTGAAGATGATACATTGGGCATAGTTTCCAATAACCGGTATTTTGAAGATTTTTTAGGGCACGGACTAAGTGGCAGTGTTTATGGAAAGCGTTCTAAAATTGATGAATTTTCACTAAAAAGCTTTGTACTTAAAAGGGCAAATGTTGCTTATCCGGATTCTTCTTCTATTTCACATGCAAAAAAAATAACAGGACGTAATGGCAGTTTAGCTGGTAATATTTTAAAGCGCTTTAATGTTATTATGGATTACCGAAATGCCAAAGTAACCTTTAAAAAGAACGGGCATTTTAAGGAGAAATTCAGTTATAATAAGAGCGGTATCGAGTTGGCCCATAATGGTGTGAGGTTTGTAAAAGAAAGAGAAAGTTTTGTTCCAAATAACAATTTAAGCAACGATACCAACCAAAATGGGACAAGAATTGTTTTTGATTCGCGGTACAAGTTTTCATTAAAACCAGCGTACGCCATTGTTGAGTTGCGCGTAGATTCTCCGGCGCACCGAGCAGGATTAAAAAACGGCGATGTTGTGTTGTCCATTAACGGTAAACCGGCACACCAATATACCTTACAGCAATTAATGTATTCGTTTTATGACGACGATGGAAAAAAAATAAAACTGAGAATAGATAGAAACGGCAGGGTTTTAAACTACTCGTTTCTGCTTGAGGATTTTTTTCAATAA
- a CDS encoding valine--tRNA ligase: MQIPSKYDASQVEGKWYDYWMKNNYFHSEPDEREPYTIVIPPPNVTGVLHMGHMLNNTIQDVLIRRARLQGKNACWVPGTDHASIATEAKVVAKLREQGIDKNDLSRDEFLKHAWDWTHEYGGVILEQLKKLGCSCDWDRTKFTMDDDMSEAVIKVFVDLYEKGQIYRGYRMVNWDPEAKTTLSDEEVEYVEKQGKLYYVKYKVEGSNETLTIATTRPETILGDTAICINPNDERHQNLKGKKAIVPICNRVVPIIEDDYVDVEFGTGCLKVTPAHDENDKVLGDKHKLEVIDIFNEDATLNAFGLHYEGKDRFAVRKEIVKELEENGQILKIEDYNNRVGISERTKAIIEPRLSDQWFLKMEDLAKPAIEAVLGEDADIKLFPKKFENTYRHWMENIRDWNISRQLLWGQQIPAYYYGEGKEDFVVAESIDEALQKAKVKTNNQQLTINDLRQETDALDTWFSSWLWPISVFDGIRNPENKDIKYYYPTNDLVTGPDILFFWVARMIVAGYEYKNEKPFENVYLTGLVRDKQRRKMSKSLGNSPDALKLIETYGADGVRVGLLLSSAAGNDLMFDEALCNQGKGFANKIWNAFRLINGWEVANIEQPKSSKTAIEWFEAKFQKALIEIEDHFSKYRLSDALMSMYKLIYDDFCGWFLEMIKPAYQQPIDKKTCEAAISILENNLKILHPFMPFLTEEIWQHITTRSPEEALIVSKYPEAKPVNADIISEFDFAAEVISGIRTIRKQKNIAFKDAIGFSVINNENATKTFDALIAKLGNLEAVNYVNEAVDGALTFRVKSNEYFVPMSGTIDVEVEVKKLTEELNYTEGFLKSVQKKLSNERFVAGAPEQVVASEKKKEADALAKIETLKASLASLK; the protein is encoded by the coding sequence ATGCAAATTCCATCAAAATACGATGCCAGTCAGGTAGAAGGTAAATGGTACGATTACTGGATGAAAAACAACTATTTTCATTCAGAACCCGATGAAAGAGAGCCGTATACCATAGTAATCCCGCCTCCAAATGTAACAGGCGTATTGCACATGGGGCATATGTTGAATAACACCATACAGGATGTGTTGATTCGTCGTGCGCGTTTGCAGGGTAAAAATGCCTGTTGGGTTCCGGGTACAGACCACGCATCTATTGCAACCGAAGCTAAAGTTGTAGCAAAGTTAAGGGAGCAAGGTATTGATAAAAATGACTTATCGCGTGATGAATTTTTGAAGCACGCTTGGGATTGGACGCACGAATACGGTGGCGTGATTCTCGAACAGCTAAAAAAACTAGGTTGTTCTTGCGATTGGGATAGAACAAAATTCACCATGGATGACGATATGAGTGAAGCCGTTATAAAAGTTTTTGTCGATTTATATGAAAAAGGCCAGATTTACCGTGGTTACCGTATGGTAAATTGGGATCCAGAGGCAAAAACAACATTGTCTGACGAAGAGGTTGAATATGTTGAAAAACAAGGAAAATTATATTACGTAAAATATAAAGTTGAAGGAAGTAATGAAACTTTAACCATTGCTACCACACGCCCTGAAACTATTTTGGGCGATACCGCTATTTGTATCAATCCGAATGATGAACGTCACCAAAATTTAAAAGGCAAAAAAGCCATTGTACCCATTTGTAACCGCGTGGTTCCTATAATTGAAGATGATTATGTTGATGTTGAATTTGGTACGGGATGCCTTAAAGTAACACCGGCACACGACGAAAACGACAAGGTTTTAGGCGATAAGCACAAGCTTGAAGTGATTGACATTTTTAACGAAGATGCAACTTTGAATGCCTTTGGATTGCATTACGAAGGTAAAGACCGGTTTGCGGTTCGAAAAGAAATCGTTAAAGAACTTGAAGAAAACGGACAAATCCTTAAAATTGAAGATTACAACAATCGTGTTGGTATTTCAGAACGCACCAAAGCCATTATAGAACCACGATTGTCGGATCAATGGTTTTTAAAAATGGAAGATTTGGCAAAACCAGCCATTGAAGCGGTTTTAGGTGAAGATGCTGATATTAAGCTGTTTCCTAAAAAGTTTGAAAATACCTATCGCCATTGGATGGAAAACATCCGCGATTGGAACATTTCGCGTCAGTTACTTTGGGGGCAACAAATTCCCGCATACTATTACGGCGAAGGAAAAGAAGACTTTGTTGTTGCCGAAAGTATAGATGAAGCACTACAGAAAGCTAAAGTTAAAACCAATAATCAACAACTAACCATCAACGATCTGCGTCAGGAAACCGATGCGCTCGATACCTGGTTTTCATCGTGGCTGTGGCCCATAAGCGTGTTTGATGGCATTAGAAACCCCGAAAATAAAGACATAAAATATTACTATCCAACCAACGATTTGGTTACCGGCCCCGATATTTTATTCTTTTGGGTAGCTCGTATGATTGTTGCGGGCTACGAGTATAAAAACGAAAAGCCTTTCGAGAATGTATATTTAACCGGTTTGGTACGCGATAAGCAACGCCGTAAAATGAGCAAATCTTTGGGGAATTCGCCCGATGCCTTAAAATTGATTGAAACGTACGGCGCCGATGGTGTTCGTGTTGGGCTATTGTTGAGTTCTGCCGCTGGAAACGATTTAATGTTCGATGAAGCCTTGTGCAACCAGGGCAAAGGGTTTGCCAATAAAATATGGAATGCCTTTAGATTGATTAACGGCTGGGAAGTAGCGAATATTGAGCAACCTAAATCTTCTAAAACGGCTATTGAATGGTTTGAAGCTAAATTCCAAAAAGCTTTAATTGAAATTGAAGACCATTTTAGCAAATACCGGTTGAGTGATGCTTTAATGAGTATGTATAAGTTGATTTATGATGATTTTTGCGGATGGTTCTTAGAAATGATAAAACCAGCCTATCAGCAACCCATCGACAAGAAAACTTGCGAAGCGGCCATTTCTATTTTAGAAAACAATTTGAAAATATTGCATCCGTTTATGCCATTTTTAACTGAAGAAATTTGGCAACATATTACAACACGTTCGCCCGAGGAGGCTTTAATTGTTTCTAAATATCCAGAGGCAAAACCTGTTAATGCGGATATAATTTCAGAATTCGATTTTGCCGCCGAGGTTATTTCGGGTATCCGTACCATTAGAAAACAAAAAAATATTGCCTTTAAAGATGCGATTGGGTTTTCTGTAATAAATAACGAAAACGCCACCAAAACTTTTGATGCGCTTATAGCTAAACTGGGCAATCTCGAGGCTGTTAACTATGTTAACGAAGCTGTTGATGGTGCCCTAACTTTTAGAGTAAAATCTAACGAGTATTTTGTGCCTATGTCAGGAACTATTGATGTTGAGGTTGAGGTTAAAAAGTTAACTGAAGAATTAAACTATACTGAAGGTTTTTTAAAATCGGTGCAAAAGAAACTGTCTAATGAGCGTTTTGTTGCGGGTGCGCCAGAACAGGTAGTTGCAAGCGAGAAGAAAAAAGAAGCCGATGCTTTGGCAAAAATAGAAACCTTAAAAGCGAGTTTGGCGAGTTTGAAATAG
- a CDS encoding Hsp20/alpha crystallin family protein, translating into MSNLVNVPKNGNLSNTNSNVGFPNWSSWLDDVFNRELPSVFNSNFNTGISLPKVNIKETADDFVVEMAVPGLKKSDFQIDLENQVLSISTETKEENEHKEENYTRREFGYSSFKRTFTLPESVNEDKIDARYNDGILSILLPKKEEAKQKPPRTIKIS; encoded by the coding sequence ATGAGCAACTTAGTTAATGTTCCTAAAAACGGAAATTTATCAAACACTAATTCAAATGTAGGTTTCCCAAATTGGTCAAGTTGGTTAGATGATGTTTTTAACAGAGAACTACCATCGGTTTTTAATTCAAACTTCAATACAGGTATCTCTTTACCTAAAGTAAATATAAAAGAAACAGCCGATGATTTTGTGGTAGAAATGGCGGTTCCGGGATTAAAAAAATCAGACTTCCAAATTGATCTTGAAAATCAAGTACTTTCAATCTCTACAGAAACAAAGGAAGAAAACGAGCATAAAGAAGAAAATTATACACGTAGAGAGTTTGGCTATTCCTCATTTAAAAGAACGTTTACCTTACCGGAAAGTGTAAACGAAGATAAGATTGACGCACGTTATAATGATGGTATTTTAAGCATATTATTGCCTAAAAAAGAAGAGGCTAAACAAAAACCTCCACGTACTATTAAAATTTCGTAA
- the murB gene encoding UDP-N-acetylmuramate dehydrogenase, whose protein sequence is MKIKENISLKPYNTFGIDVLAKHFVAVSNLDELKEVLARSAYPNKLILGGGSNMLLTKNQEALVIHVNLKGISVISEDENSVTVKANAGENWHEFVLWCLKRNFGGIENLSLIPGNVGTAPIQNIGAYGVELKDTFVSCEGLSLETKKIKSFSKTDCDFGYRNSIFKQHEKGKYIITSVTFKLTKKAHKLNIAYGSITTQLEEMGVTNPTIQDVSKAVIAIRESKLPNPKEIGNSGSFFKNPIVSKADYIALAENFKDIPSYTISEDEIKIPAGWLIEKSGFKGKRFGDYGVHKKQALVLVNYGNAKGSDILNLSKLIQKTIKRLFGISIEAEVNIL, encoded by the coding sequence GTGAAGATAAAAGAAAATATATCTTTAAAACCATACAATACTTTTGGTATTGATGTACTTGCAAAACATTTTGTAGCGGTTTCAAACCTCGATGAGTTAAAAGAAGTTTTAGCGCGAAGTGCGTATCCAAACAAGCTTATTTTAGGAGGAGGCAGTAATATGTTGCTTACCAAAAACCAAGAAGCTTTGGTTATTCATGTTAATTTAAAAGGCATTTCGGTAATTTCTGAAGATGAAAATTCAGTAACCGTAAAAGCCAATGCCGGCGAAAACTGGCACGAATTTGTGCTTTGGTGTTTAAAACGCAATTTTGGGGGCATTGAAAATTTATCCTTAATCCCCGGAAACGTGGGTACGGCGCCCATTCAAAATATTGGTGCTTATGGCGTGGAGCTAAAAGATACGTTTGTGTCGTGCGAAGGACTTTCTTTAGAAACCAAAAAAATAAAATCGTTCTCTAAAACCGATTGTGATTTTGGTTACAGAAATTCCATCTTCAAACAACACGAAAAAGGAAAATACATTATTACAAGCGTTACTTTTAAACTCACCAAAAAAGCGCACAAGCTTAATATTGCCTACGGTAGCATTACAACCCAACTTGAAGAAATGGGCGTTACAAACCCAACCATTCAGGATGTTTCAAAGGCTGTTATAGCCATCCGCGAAAGCAAATTACCCAATCCAAAAGAGATAGGAAATAGTGGTAGTTTCTTTAAAAACCCCATAGTTTCAAAAGCAGATTATATAGCGTTGGCTGAAAATTTCAAGGATATCCCAAGTTACACCATTTCTGAAGATGAAATAAAAATACCAGCCGGTTGGCTTATTGAAAAATCAGGGTTTAAAGGCAAGCGTTTTGGCGATTATGGCGTACACAAAAAACAAGCCTTGGTTCTTGTAAACTACGGAAACGCCAAAGGTTCTGATATTCTAAATCTTTCAAAACTAATTCAAAAAACGATTAAAAGACTCTTTGGTATTTCAATAGAAGCCGAAGTAAATATCTTATAA
- a CDS encoding DUF1573 domain-containing protein: MKQLITILFIGLISFSLNAQEKVAKIEFKSETIDYGTIEKGADGVRVFEFTNTGNAPLIISKVSSTCGCTIPKKPEGPVLPGQTGKIEVKYDTNRVNPIRKTITVISNAETPTVALKIKGLVVDTSKASVLDKKNKSVMEQ, translated from the coding sequence ATGAAACAATTAATTACAATTTTATTTATCGGACTGATTAGTTTCTCTTTAAACGCCCAAGAAAAAGTGGCTAAAATAGAGTTTAAATCGGAAACAATTGATTATGGAACTATTGAAAAAGGAGCTGATGGTGTACGTGTATTTGAATTTACAAATACAGGAAATGCGCCTCTTATAATCTCGAAAGTGTCTTCTACTTGCGGTTGTACCATACCTAAAAAACCTGAAGGACCGGTTTTACCAGGCCAAACGGGAAAAATTGAGGTAAAATACGACACCAATCGTGTTAACCCCATTAGAAAAACAATTACGGTTATCTCTAATGCTGAAACCCCAACGGTTGCCTTAAAAATTAAAGGTCTTGTTGTAGACACTAGCAAAGCAAGTGTACTTGATAAGAAAAACAAAAGTGTTATGGAGCAGTAA
- a CDS encoding pyridoxal phosphate-dependent aminotransferase, translating to MPTISKKGQLMPQSPIRKLVPFAEQAVKEGKSIYYLNIGQPDIKTPEIALQAVKDSNIDVLAYSRSEGSEIYRQKISAYYKKHDIHVAHDDIIVTTGGSEALLFAFGSIMDVDDEIIIPEPFYANYNGFSTASGVNVVPVISKIEDNFALPPIEEFEKLITPKTKAILICNPGNPTGYLYSKEEIQKLAAIVKKHDLFLIADEVYREFAYDGNTHYSVMQAEGLDDYAIMIDSVSKRYSMCGARIGCLVSKNKSVIQTALKFAQARLSPPTLAQIASEAALETPQSYFDDVIEEYVDRRNILIAELQKIDGVKVAKPKGAFYCIAELPVKNSDDFAQWLLEDFAVDGETIMVAPAGGFYSTPGVGLNQIRIAYVLKKESLIKAVNILKEALKVYKD from the coding sequence ATGCCAACAATATCCAAAAAAGGGCAGTTAATGCCACAATCTCCTATACGTAAATTAGTCCCGTTTGCCGAACAAGCGGTAAAAGAAGGTAAATCCATATATTATTTAAATATCGGGCAGCCCGATATTAAAACGCCAGAAATAGCATTGCAAGCTGTTAAAGACAGTAATATTGATGTTTTGGCCTATTCAAGATCTGAAGGTTCTGAAATTTACAGGCAAAAAATATCGGCGTATTATAAAAAGCATGATATTCATGTTGCTCACGACGATATTATTGTAACCACGGGTGGCAGTGAAGCCTTGTTATTTGCCTTTGGAAGCATTATGGATGTGGATGACGAAATAATTATCCCCGAGCCTTTTTATGCCAATTACAACGGGTTTTCAACAGCTTCGGGCGTTAATGTTGTGCCTGTTATTTCTAAAATTGAAGATAATTTTGCATTACCTCCTATTGAAGAATTTGAAAAATTAATCACCCCAAAAACTAAGGCTATTTTAATTTGTAACCCTGGAAATCCAACAGGTTACTTATATTCCAAAGAAGAAATTCAAAAATTGGCTGCTATTGTTAAAAAGCACGATTTGTTTTTAATTGCCGACGAAGTGTACCGAGAATTTGCATACGATGGCAACACACATTACTCTGTAATGCAAGCTGAAGGTTTGGACGACTATGCCATTATGATTGATTCGGTTTCAAAACGCTACAGCATGTGCGGCGCACGAATTGGCTGTTTGGTGTCTAAAAACAAATCCGTAATTCAAACGGCATTAAAATTTGCACAAGCACGTTTAAGTCCGCCAACTTTAGCTCAAATTGCAAGCGAAGCCGCTTTGGAAACACCTCAAAGTTATTTTGACGACGTGATTGAGGAATACGTAGACCGCCGAAATATTTTAATTGCTGAATTACAAAAAATTGATGGCGTAAAAGTAGCCAAACCAAAAGGTGCTTTTTATTGCATTGCCGAATTGCCTGTTAAAAATTCGGATGATTTTGCGCAATGGCTTTTAGAAGATTTTGCTGTGGATGGCGAAACCATAATGGTTGCCCCGGCAGGTGGATTTTACTCAACTCCGGGTGTTGGCCTAAACCAAATTCGTATTGCTTACGTACTTAAAAAGGAAAGCTTAATTAAAGCTGTAAATATTTTAAAAGAAGCTTTAAAAGTTTATAAGGACTAG